From the genome of Pieris rapae chromosome 5, ilPieRapa1.1, whole genome shotgun sequence, one region includes:
- the LOC111002716 gene encoding transmembrane protein 68 isoform X2: MSFISNYVDNYTASIYDMIVEYVDTEYSLWLTWFLTPVIVTFLLPAVIIILIYLSSIIFYLYRLYRLRVVTEVQNDWKHAARLAVCALWDAHGWLWHGYEIRGVENIPAGPFLVIYYHGALPIDMYYFTARMLLFQRRHLHTVADRFLFKIPGWSQLLEGLCVIPGTVATCVGVLRSGNPLAISPGGVYEAQFGDHCYRLHWKNRTGFAKVALEANVPIIPMFTQNVREAFRTVGWLRGICLRIYAATRVPLAPVYGGFPVKLITHLGKPIYPDPSLTPEQLQQKVATAIEDLVEEHQRLPGSILHALIERVYEMPKKHPKKPYTNGTCKKDGAKKQVDSDKRDSDRCDNDKGKVS, from the exons ATGAGCTTTATTTCGAATTATGTGGATAATTACACCGCAAGTATCTACGACATGATCG TGGAGTACGTGGACACGGAGTACAGTCTCTGGCTGACCTGGTTCCTCACGCCCGTCATCGTCACCTTCTTGCTTCCTGCTGTCATCATCATCCTTATCTACCTTAGCAGTATTATATTCTATCTCTACAGACTTTACAG GCTGCGAGTCGTAACAGAAGTACAAAATGATTGGAAACATGCGGCCAGACTTGCCGTGTGTGCTTTGTGGGACGCTCACGGGTGGTTGTGGCACG GTTACGAGATACGCGGCGTTGAGAACATACCGGCTGGTCCATTCCTCGTCATATATTACCACGGTGCGCTCCCGATAGACATGTATTACTTTACAGCGCGGATGCTGTTATTCCAGCGGCGGCATCTCCATACAGTCGCTGATAGGTTCCTCTTTAAGATACCTG GATGGTCGCAGTTACTAGAAGGTCTGTGCGTGATTCCTGGGACGGTGGCGACATGCGTTGGCGTACTACGGTCGGGCAACCCCTTGGCCATTTCCCCTGGAGGTGTTTATGAGGCACAATTCGGTGACCACTGCTATCGCTTGCACTGGAAAAACCGTACAGGGTTTGCTAAGGTCGCCCTAGAAGCAAATGTG ccAATAATTCCAATGTTCACCCAAAACGTGCGTGAAGCATTTCGCACAGTGGGTTGGCTTCGTGGGATCTGTCTTCGGATATATGCAGCAACTAGGGTCCCCTTGGCGCCCGTATATGGGGGATTCCCTGTAAAACTGATCACGCATTTGGGGAAACCCATATATCCCGACCCTAGCTTAACCCCTGAACAGCTGCAGCAGAAG GTGGCAACAGCAATAGAAGATTTAGTTGAGGAACATCAACGCTTGCCGGGCAGTATTCTACACGCGCTCATAGAACGAGTCTACGAAATGCCCAAGAAACATCCCAAAAAGCCATACACGAATGGTACCTGTAAAAAAGATGGCGCCAAAAAACAGGTTGACAGTGACAAACGTGACAGTGACAGGTGTGACAATGACAAGGGCAAAGTGTCGTAG
- the LOC111002716 gene encoding transmembrane protein 68 isoform X1 produces MVENQCDARPVKAYIMSDFLKKFDLEATNDVMKLAIAVIGFYVGMFYMEYVDTEYSLWLTWFLTPVIVTFLLPAVIIILIYLSSIIFYLYRLYRLRVVTEVQNDWKHAARLAVCALWDAHGWLWHGYEIRGVENIPAGPFLVIYYHGALPIDMYYFTARMLLFQRRHLHTVADRFLFKIPGWSQLLEGLCVIPGTVATCVGVLRSGNPLAISPGGVYEAQFGDHCYRLHWKNRTGFAKVALEANVPIIPMFTQNVREAFRTVGWLRGICLRIYAATRVPLAPVYGGFPVKLITHLGKPIYPDPSLTPEQLQQKVATAIEDLVEEHQRLPGSILHALIERVYEMPKKHPKKPYTNGTCKKDGAKKQVDSDKRDSDRCDNDKGKVS; encoded by the exons atggtgGAGAATCAGTGCGACGCGAGACCTGTGAAAGCGTACATCATGAGTgattttttgaaaaagttcGATTTGGAAGCGACCAATGATGTTATGAAGTTGGCGATAGCTGTTATTGGGTTCTATGTGGGCATGTTCTAca TGGAGTACGTGGACACGGAGTACAGTCTCTGGCTGACCTGGTTCCTCACGCCCGTCATCGTCACCTTCTTGCTTCCTGCTGTCATCATCATCCTTATCTACCTTAGCAGTATTATATTCTATCTCTACAGACTTTACAG GCTGCGAGTCGTAACAGAAGTACAAAATGATTGGAAACATGCGGCCAGACTTGCCGTGTGTGCTTTGTGGGACGCTCACGGGTGGTTGTGGCACG GTTACGAGATACGCGGCGTTGAGAACATACCGGCTGGTCCATTCCTCGTCATATATTACCACGGTGCGCTCCCGATAGACATGTATTACTTTACAGCGCGGATGCTGTTATTCCAGCGGCGGCATCTCCATACAGTCGCTGATAGGTTCCTCTTTAAGATACCTG GATGGTCGCAGTTACTAGAAGGTCTGTGCGTGATTCCTGGGACGGTGGCGACATGCGTTGGCGTACTACGGTCGGGCAACCCCTTGGCCATTTCCCCTGGAGGTGTTTATGAGGCACAATTCGGTGACCACTGCTATCGCTTGCACTGGAAAAACCGTACAGGGTTTGCTAAGGTCGCCCTAGAAGCAAATGTG ccAATAATTCCAATGTTCACCCAAAACGTGCGTGAAGCATTTCGCACAGTGGGTTGGCTTCGTGGGATCTGTCTTCGGATATATGCAGCAACTAGGGTCCCCTTGGCGCCCGTATATGGGGGATTCCCTGTAAAACTGATCACGCATTTGGGGAAACCCATATATCCCGACCCTAGCTTAACCCCTGAACAGCTGCAGCAGAAG GTGGCAACAGCAATAGAAGATTTAGTTGAGGAACATCAACGCTTGCCGGGCAGTATTCTACACGCGCTCATAGAACGAGTCTACGAAATGCCCAAGAAACATCCCAAAAAGCCATACACGAATGGTACCTGTAAAAAAGATGGCGCCAAAAAACAGGTTGACAGTGACAAACGTGACAGTGACAGGTGTGACAATGACAAGGGCAAAGTGTCGTAG